One genomic window of Devosia salina includes the following:
- the lpxC gene encoding UDP-3-O-acyl-N-acetylglucosamine deacetylase: MNKLSTRQRTLAGEVSFSGYGVHGAQPATLTMAPAAPDNGYTIRRDLGNGTFTKPVPVHHSRVTRTTLCTTLDLGDSVSVATVEHVVSALSGMGVDNVLITLDGPECPIMDGSAHPFAVAILEVGLEVQPAQKKFLKIVRAVTVRNNDAFAALEPYNGRALDLEIDFDSKVIGRQRMIFDWTPRRYFEDVSQARTFGFVRDAKILRQAGYALGSSLDNSITVHEDRVLNPGGLRYEDEFVRHKLLDAIGDLSLGGLAIWGKFRSYKGGHALNAHVLASLFSSEANYEIVDAEDLPLEFESFEDQPDGLEVHHYLRSVR, from the coding sequence ATGAACAAACTTTCCACGCGCCAGCGCACGCTTGCCGGCGAGGTCAGCTTCTCGGGCTATGGCGTGCACGGCGCGCAGCCTGCCACGCTGACCATGGCGCCAGCGGCCCCGGACAACGGCTATACGATCCGTCGTGACCTGGGCAATGGCACGTTCACCAAGCCAGTGCCCGTGCATCATTCGCGCGTGACCCGCACGACCCTGTGCACCACGCTCGACCTTGGCGACAGCGTCAGCGTTGCGACGGTGGAGCACGTTGTCTCCGCGCTGTCAGGCATGGGCGTGGACAATGTCCTGATCACGCTGGATGGCCCCGAATGCCCGATCATGGACGGTTCGGCCCACCCCTTCGCGGTTGCCATCCTCGAGGTGGGTCTCGAAGTTCAGCCGGCGCAGAAGAAGTTTCTCAAGATCGTGCGCGCCGTCACCGTGCGCAACAATGACGCCTTTGCCGCCCTTGAGCCCTATAATGGGCGGGCGCTCGACCTGGAGATCGATTTCGATTCCAAGGTGATCGGGCGCCAGCGCATGATCTTCGACTGGACCCCGCGGCGCTATTTCGAGGATGTGTCGCAGGCGCGCACCTTCGGCTTCGTGCGTGATGCCAAGATCTTGCGGCAGGCCGGCTACGCGCTCGGCTCGAGCCTCGACAACTCGATCACCGTGCACGAAGACCGGGTGCTCAATCCCGGCGGGCTGCGCTACGAAGACGAGTTCGTGCGGCACAAGCTGCTCGACGCCATTGGCGACCTGTCGCTGGGCGGCCTCGCCATCTGGGGCAAGTTCCGTTCCTACAAGGGCGGGCACGCGCTCAACGCACATGTGCTGGCCTCGCTCTTTTCCAGCGAAGCCAACTATGAAATAGTCGACGCGGAAGACCTGCCGCTGGAATTCGAGAGCTTCGAAGACCAGCCGGACGGTCTGGAGGTCCATCATTACCTGCGGTCCGTACGCTGA
- a CDS encoding 50S ribosomal protein L11 methyltransferase, whose protein sequence is MSVDQLSISLTKEQAYALVDAVSERDDLALTASAHENEETGEWVFEATCDSPPDLAAYAALARQVLGGDVSFSVEPIDPEVNWVAKSLEGLAPVIAGGFYVYGSHETGTIPEGLTPMKIDAAQAFGTGHHETTTGCLEAIEALLADRNPARMIDIGTGTGVLAIALAKRLEAVILATDIDPIAVTTTVENAVENGVGDQIDAIEAAGLDNPEIAARAPYDLVVANILAGPLVELAPGVGAITQPGGTAILSGILNTQADGVIAAYEAAGFALKDHLKRKDWTTLVLEKA, encoded by the coding sequence ATGTCCGTCGACCAGCTTTCAATTTCGCTGACCAAGGAGCAGGCCTATGCGCTTGTCGATGCCGTTTCCGAGCGCGACGACCTGGCGCTGACCGCCTCGGCGCATGAAAACGAGGAGACCGGCGAGTGGGTGTTTGAAGCCACCTGCGATAGCCCGCCGGACCTGGCGGCCTATGCAGCGCTGGCGCGGCAGGTGCTGGGCGGCGATGTGAGCTTCTCGGTCGAGCCCATCGACCCCGAGGTCAACTGGGTTGCCAAGTCGCTCGAAGGGCTGGCGCCGGTGATCGCCGGCGGTTTCTATGTCTATGGCAGCCACGAAACCGGCACCATCCCCGAGGGGCTGACGCCGATGAAGATCGACGCCGCCCAGGCTTTCGGCACCGGCCACCACGAGACCACCACCGGGTGCCTCGAAGCCATCGAGGCCCTGCTGGCGGACCGCAATCCGGCCCGCATGATCGATATCGGCACCGGCACCGGCGTGCTCGCCATCGCCCTGGCCAAGCGGCTCGAAGCGGTGATCCTGGCCACCGATATCGACCCGATCGCGGTCACCACCACGGTGGAAAATGCGGTCGAGAATGGTGTCGGTGACCAGATCGACGCCATCGAGGCCGCCGGCCTCGACAACCCGGAAATCGCCGCCCGCGCGCCCTATGACCTGGTGGTCGCCAATATCCTCGCCGGTCCGCTGGTTGAACTGGCCCCGGGCGTGGGCGCCATCACCCAGCCGGGCGGCACCGCCATTCTCTCGGGCATTCTCAACACCCAGGCCGACGGCGTCATCGCCGCCTATGAGGCCGCGGGCTTTGCGCTCAAGGACCATCTGAAGCGCAAGGACTGGACCACGCTGGTGCTGGAAAAGGCCTGA
- the recN gene encoding DNA repair protein RecN, with protein sequence MLNALSVRNIVLIDQLDLALDGGMTVLTGETGAGKSILLDALTLALGGRGDASLVRQGQDSGQVVAVLELTADHPARALLRDNAIADDEDVILRRVQFADGRTRAFINDQPVSASLLQKVGSQIVEIHGQHDDRALVDVATHRAALDAFGELGAEANAVRECWAVLAEAQQAVEEQRALVAEALAAEDYARHTVEELGKLRPVAGEEDELAERRQQLQQAEKAASDVVEIDAILNGPNAPTPALASLMRRLMRKIDGGAELFQPIVDALDASLVTLDRTTEALEELKREMAFDPGELEAVEERLFALRAAARKHQTTPDELVGVLAKYEADLETLQSGESRLKALEAEEVVARARYREAADILSQGRRKAALALSAAVEAELPDLKLGAARFIVDHQVDGDRVSATGFDQIAFHVQTNPGTAAGPLLKVASGGELSRFLLALKVVLADRGSAPVLIFDEIDTGVGGAVADAIGRRLARLASNVQVLTVTHAPQVAARANRHLLIEKQMVEEGAFMRTHVRPLDKGSRQEEVARMLAGAEITNEARAAAKKLLGAVG encoded by the coding sequence ATGCTCAACGCGCTGTCAGTCCGCAATATCGTCCTTATCGACCAACTCGATCTCGCTCTCGATGGCGGGATGACCGTGCTCACCGGTGAAACCGGGGCCGGCAAGTCCATCCTGCTCGATGCCTTGACCCTGGCGCTGGGGGGCAGGGGCGATGCCTCGCTGGTGCGCCAGGGGCAGGACAGCGGCCAGGTGGTGGCCGTGCTCGAATTAACGGCCGATCATCCGGCGCGGGCGCTGCTGCGCGACAATGCCATTGCCGATGACGAGGATGTCATCCTTCGGCGCGTGCAGTTTGCCGACGGGCGCACCCGTGCCTTCATCAACGACCAGCCGGTGTCGGCCTCGCTGCTGCAGAAGGTGGGCAGCCAGATCGTGGAAATCCACGGCCAGCACGATGACCGGGCGCTGGTCGATGTGGCGACACATCGCGCGGCGCTGGACGCCTTTGGCGAGCTGGGTGCCGAGGCCAATGCCGTGCGCGAGTGCTGGGCGGTGCTGGCCGAGGCGCAGCAGGCCGTGGAAGAGCAGCGTGCGCTGGTGGCCGAGGCGCTGGCCGCCGAGGATTACGCGCGCCATACCGTGGAGGAGCTGGGCAAGCTCCGGCCCGTGGCCGGTGAGGAAGACGAGCTGGCCGAGCGGCGGCAGCAATTGCAGCAGGCCGAGAAGGCCGCCTCGGACGTGGTGGAGATCGACGCGATCCTCAACGGCCCCAACGCGCCGACGCCGGCGCTGGCCTCGTTGATGCGGCGGCTGATGCGCAAGATCGATGGCGGCGCCGAACTCTTCCAGCCGATCGTCGATGCGCTCGATGCTTCGCTGGTGACACTGGATCGCACCACCGAGGCGCTGGAAGAGTTGAAGCGCGAAATGGCCTTCGATCCGGGTGAACTCGAGGCCGTCGAGGAACGCCTGTTCGCCCTCAGGGCGGCCGCCCGCAAGCATCAGACCACGCCGGACGAACTGGTCGGCGTGCTGGCCAAATACGAAGCCGATCTCGAGACCTTGCAGAGCGGGGAAAGCCGGCTCAAGGCGCTGGAGGCTGAAGAAGTGGTGGCGCGGGCGCGCTATCGCGAGGCCGCCGACATCCTGAGCCAGGGCCGGCGGAAGGCCGCACTGGCGCTGAGCGCAGCGGTCGAGGCCGAACTGCCGGACCTCAAGCTGGGCGCGGCAAGGTTCATCGTCGATCACCAGGTCGATGGTGACCGGGTGTCCGCCACCGGCTTCGACCAGATCGCCTTCCACGTGCAGACCAATCCTGGCACCGCGGCCGGGCCCCTGCTCAAGGTCGCCTCGGGTGGCGAATTGAGCCGGTTCCTCCTCGCCCTCAAGGTGGTGCTGGCCGATCGCGGCTCGGCGCCGGTGCTGATCTTCGACGAAATCGACACCGGCGTCGGTGGCGCCGTCGCCGATGCCATCGGACGCCGCCTGGCACGGTTGGCGAGCAATGTGCAGGTGCTCACCGTCACCCACGCGCCGCAGGTGGCGGCACGGGCCAACCGGCATCTGCTCATCGAAAAGCAGATGGTGGAGGAGGGGGCCTTCATGCGCACCCATGTGCGGCCGCTCGACAAGGGCTCCCGGCAGGAAGAGGTGGCGCGCATGCTGGCCGGCGCCGAGATCACCAATGAAGCACGCGCTGCTGCCAAGAAATTGCTCGGGGCCGTGGGATAG
- a CDS encoding aminopeptidase P family protein, giving the protein MTATPFEPAVFQSFEEKADPSKVAPRLAALRTAMQKAGIDSVLVPRADAHRGESVPASEARLSYLTGFTGSAGMAVVGPDKAGLFVDSRYTLQAPAQTDTGLVTVHEANQGSASEDLRLYVPQGGTLAYDPWLHTPGEVRDITEKLAGHARVVPHANLVDAIWTDRPAPPVSPIEFLGHNRAGKTSADKLTELRATLGADKADATVLTLPESICWLFNMRGRDVPNTPFVLGFAIVPQAGLPTLFLDKAKITPELRQALDGIAEVADAATLTPALEALGKAGKAVLIDPQTAPAAIAEALRSAGARLIEKRDPVLGPKSIKNAAELAGMREAHRLDGVALAKFLSWFDEEAPKGALTEIGIVTALEAFRREEPTCVDASFDTISGAGPNGAIVHYRVTTKTDRRLNPGELMLVDSGAQYLSGTTDITRTLSTGAASAEQKDRYTRVLKGMIAISNLRFPKGTSGAQIDVLARQFLWQDGVTYNHGTGHGVGAFLGVHEGPVGISSRYPTPLEAGNVLSNEPGYYKAGEYGIRIENLIVVREAERYPGYLEFETLTLAPIDKRLIDQALLTPAERDWLNAYHARVWTEIGSQVTGAAKDWLKQATAAI; this is encoded by the coding sequence ATGACCGCAACACCCTTCGAACCCGCAGTTTTCCAGAGCTTTGAGGAGAAGGCCGACCCTTCCAAGGTCGCGCCGCGCCTCGCCGCATTGCGGACAGCCATGCAAAAAGCGGGCATCGATTCCGTCCTGGTGCCCCGCGCAGACGCCCATCGCGGCGAGTCGGTGCCGGCCAGCGAAGCACGCCTGAGCTATCTCACCGGCTTTACCGGATCGGCCGGCATGGCGGTGGTGGGCCCGGATAAGGCGGGGCTCTTTGTCGACAGCCGCTATACCCTGCAGGCCCCGGCCCAGACCGACACCGGCCTCGTCACCGTGCACGAGGCCAACCAGGGTAGCGCCAGCGAGGATCTGCGGCTCTATGTCCCGCAGGGCGGCACGCTGGCCTATGACCCCTGGCTGCACACGCCGGGCGAAGTGCGCGACATCACCGAAAAGCTCGCCGGCCACGCCCGGGTCGTCCCGCATGCCAATCTGGTCGACGCCATCTGGACCGACCGCCCTGCCCCACCGGTCAGCCCCATCGAGTTTCTCGGCCACAACCGCGCCGGCAAGACCTCTGCCGACAAGCTCACCGAGTTGCGCGCCACGCTGGGGGCCGACAAGGCCGACGCCACCGTGCTGACGCTGCCCGAGTCGATCTGCTGGCTATTCAATATGCGCGGCCGCGACGTGCCGAACACCCCCTTCGTGCTCGGCTTCGCCATCGTGCCCCAGGCGGGCCTGCCGACGCTCTTTCTCGACAAAGCCAAGATCACACCCGAACTCCGCCAGGCGCTGGACGGGATTGCCGAGGTGGCCGACGCCGCCACGCTGACACCGGCGCTAGAGGCGCTGGGCAAGGCGGGAAAAGCGGTGCTCATCGATCCCCAGACCGCCCCGGCGGCCATTGCCGAAGCCCTACGCAGCGCCGGTGCCCGGCTCATCGAGAAGCGCGACCCCGTGCTCGGCCCCAAGTCCATCAAGAATGCCGCCGAACTGGCCGGCATGCGCGAGGCGCACCGGCTCGATGGCGTGGCTCTCGCCAAGTTCCTGAGCTGGTTCGATGAAGAGGCGCCCAAGGGAGCGCTGACCGAAATCGGCATCGTCACCGCGCTCGAGGCCTTTCGCCGCGAGGAGCCGACCTGCGTCGATGCCAGCTTCGACACGATTTCCGGCGCCGGCCCCAATGGCGCCATCGTCCACTACCGCGTGACCACCAAGACCGACCGCCGCCTCAATCCCGGCGAACTGATGCTGGTCGACTCGGGCGCACAATATCTCTCGGGTACGACTGATATTACCCGCACCCTCTCCACCGGCGCCGCCAGCGCTGAACAGAAGGATCGCTATACCCGCGTCCTCAAGGGCATGATCGCCATTTCCAACCTGCGATTCCCCAAGGGCACATCCGGCGCCCAGATCGATGTGCTGGCCCGCCAGTTTCTCTGGCAGGACGGCGTCACCTACAATCATGGCACCGGCCATGGTGTCGGCGCTTTCCTAGGCGTGCACGAAGGGCCGGTCGGCATTTCTTCGCGCTACCCGACGCCGCTGGAAGCGGGCAATGTGCTCTCCAACGAGCCCGGCTATTACAAGGCGGGCGAATACGGCATCCGCATCGAAAACCTGATCGTGGTGCGCGAGGCCGAGCGCTATCCCGGCTATCTCGAATTCGAGACCCTGACGCTCGCCCCGATCGACAAGCGCCTGATCGACCAGGCCCTGCTGACCCCTGCCGAGCGCGACTGGCTCAACGCCTATCACGCACGCGTCTGGACCGAGATCGGTTCGCAGGTCACGGGCGCGGCCAAGGACTGGCTCAAGCAGGCGACGGCGGCTATCTGA
- the ligA gene encoding NAD-dependent DNA ligase LigA: MSEPSQKDVVDLSEDEARAELERLAAAIEAADVAYHQQDRPEITDAEYDALKRRNDAIEQAFPELVRPDSPSGRVGAAPAEGFAKVRHGVPMLSLANAFSDEDVTDFVARARKFFMADILRDPDFVLAFTAEPKIDGLSASLRYEDGVFVRGATRGDGTEGEDITENLKTIGDIPHRLQGSGWPAVIEIRGEVYMTHAEFKRLKEHSAKFGGQDYVNPRNTAAGSLRQKDPRITASRNLNFFAYAWGIAEDAEGNARPPAATQTEVVRKFKEWGFVTNPLMIKTQSAEELIAQYRQIEAQRATLGYDIDGVVYKLDRLDLQQRWGFVARAPRWAIAHKFPAEQATTILTGIDIQVGRTGALTPVARLQPVTVGGVVVENATLHNEDYIKGIGNNGEPIRNGVDLRVGDTVIVQRAGDVIPQIVDVVLDKRPEGAAPFQFPHLCPACGSEAVRELNEKTGKLDSVRRCTGEMICPAQAVENLKHFVARDALDIDGLGDKQVAQFYAEGRIARPADIFTLKARDERAIKKLKDADGFGPVSVKKLFDAIDARRAPELDRFIYALGIRHVGETTAALLAKEFGTIERFREVALAAAHHADGHSVFPEIGGIGETVQASIMAFFANERNVQALDDLLAEVQPQPYVVTISADSVVAGKTVVFTGSLEKMTRSEAKAMAERLGAKVAGSVSGATDILVAGPGAGSKLKKAEELGIEVISEDEWFERVGK, from the coding sequence ATGTCTGAACCCTCCCAAAAAGACGTTGTCGATCTCTCCGAAGACGAGGCCCGCGCCGAGCTTGAGCGATTGGCGGCGGCGATCGAGGCGGCGGATGTCGCCTATCACCAGCAGGACCGGCCGGAGATCACCGACGCGGAATATGACGCGCTCAAGCGCCGCAATGACGCGATCGAACAGGCGTTTCCCGAGCTGGTGCGGCCCGATAGCCCGTCGGGCCGGGTGGGGGCGGCCCCGGCGGAAGGCTTTGCCAAGGTGCGCCATGGCGTGCCCATGCTCAGCCTCGCCAATGCCTTTTCCGATGAAGACGTGACCGATTTCGTGGCGCGGGCCAGGAAGTTCTTCATGGCCGACATCCTGCGCGACCCCGATTTCGTGCTGGCCTTCACTGCCGAACCCAAGATCGACGGTCTCTCGGCCTCGCTGCGCTATGAGGACGGCGTGTTCGTGCGCGGGGCCACCCGTGGCGACGGCACCGAGGGCGAGGACATCACCGAGAACCTCAAGACCATCGGCGATATCCCCCACAGGCTCCAGGGTTCGGGCTGGCCGGCGGTGATCGAAATCCGCGGCGAGGTCTATATGACCCATGCCGAGTTCAAGCGGTTGAAGGAGCATTCGGCGAAGTTCGGCGGGCAGGATTATGTCAATCCGCGCAACACCGCCGCCGGGTCGCTGCGCCAGAAGGATCCCAGGATCACCGCCAGCCGCAACCTCAATTTCTTCGCCTATGCCTGGGGCATTGCCGAAGACGCCGAAGGCAATGCCCGGCCGCCGGCGGCAACGCAGACCGAGGTGGTGCGCAAGTTCAAGGAATGGGGCTTTGTCACCAATCCGCTGATGATCAAGACGCAGTCGGCCGAGGAGCTGATTGCGCAATACCGCCAGATCGAGGCGCAGCGCGCCACGCTCGGCTATGACATTGACGGGGTGGTCTATAAGCTCGACCGGCTCGACCTGCAGCAGCGCTGGGGTTTTGTCGCGCGCGCGCCGCGCTGGGCCATCGCCCACAAATTCCCCGCCGAACAGGCAACCACCATCCTGACCGGCATCGATATCCAGGTCGGCCGCACCGGGGCGCTGACGCCGGTGGCGCGGCTGCAGCCGGTGACGGTGGGTGGCGTGGTGGTCGAAAACGCCACGCTGCACAATGAGGATTACATCAAGGGCATCGGCAATAATGGCGAGCCGATCCGCAATGGCGTCGATCTGCGCGTGGGCGATACGGTCATCGTGCAGCGGGCCGGCGATGTCATCCCGCAGATTGTCGATGTGGTGCTCGACAAGCGCCCGGAAGGGGCGGCGCCGTTTCAATTCCCACATCTCTGCCCGGCCTGTGGATCGGAGGCCGTGCGCGAGCTCAACGAAAAGACCGGCAAGCTCGACAGCGTCAGGCGCTGCACCGGCGAGATGATCTGCCCGGCCCAGGCGGTCGAGAACCTTAAGCATTTCGTGGCACGCGATGCGCTCGACATCGATGGGTTGGGCGATAAGCAGGTGGCCCAGTTCTATGCGGAGGGGCGCATTGCCCGGCCGGCGGATATCTTCACGCTCAAGGCGCGGGACGAACGGGCGATCAAGAAGCTCAAGGATGCCGACGGCTTCGGGCCGGTCTCGGTGAAAAAGCTGTTCGACGCCATCGATGCGCGGCGGGCGCCCGAGCTCGACCGTTTCATCTATGCCCTGGGCATCCGTCATGTCGGGGAGACCACGGCGGCCCTGCTGGCCAAGGAATTCGGCACGATCGAGCGGTTCCGAGAGGTGGCGCTCGCGGCCGCGCATCATGCGGATGGGCATTCGGTCTTTCCCGAGATCGGTGGCATCGGGGAGACGGTGCAGGCCTCGATCATGGCTTTCTTTGCCAATGAGCGAAATGTGCAGGCGCTCGATGACCTGCTGGCCGAAGTGCAGCCGCAGCCCTATGTGGTCACCATTTCGGCCGATAGCGTGGTGGCAGGCAAGACCGTGGTCTTCACTGGCTCGCTCGAAAAGATGACCCGTTCCGAGGCCAAGGCCATGGCCGAGCGGCTGGGTGCGAAGGTGGCTGGATCAGTCTCGGGTGCAACAGATATACTGGTCGCCGGCCCCGGTGCCGGCTCGAAGCTGAAAAAGGCCGAGGAATTGGGGATCGAGGTTATCAGCGAAGACGAATGGTTCGAGCGCGTCGGCAAATAG
- the ftsZ gene encoding cell division protein FtsZ, producing the protein MTINLTIPDIQELKPRITVFGCGGAGGNAVNNMIESGLDGVDFVVANTDAQALALSKAQRIIQLGVGVTEGLGAGSHPEVGRAAAEESWDEINDHLSGSHMVFITAGMGGGTGTGAAPVVARAAREQGILTVGVVTKPFNFEGNRRARLAEDGIDELHRHVDTLIVIPNQNLFRVANEKTTFADAFAMADQVLFSGVACITDLMVKEGLINLDFADVRAVMRGMGKAMMGTGEASGEDRARHAAEAAIANPLLDDVSMQGARGLLISITGGPDLTLYEVDEAASRIREEVDTDANIILGATYDPNLNGTIRVSVVATGTDATMVQAMEPAKPHASRTPLSVKRHVPAERSIVPPAAAPLAAEVEAEEIGHQVEAAVAEAFAAHQPSQSYAMEDDGILVEPYVPEAEAIAEQDESPVVEEQPIPSVYVPSHAARPDGQRRMPRTEELPAVARRTQEAQERHDAEPRNARALFKRLASNVGLNLGAQQAEPRAEPRSEMADDAAARSAIEAGVARTSRVAPASEGARGQLDNQGRAPAAPAQKEHLEIPAFLRKHG; encoded by the coding sequence ATGACCATCAATCTGACCATCCCGGATATTCAGGAACTCAAGCCCCGCATTACCGTGTTCGGGTGCGGCGGCGCCGGCGGCAATGCCGTCAACAACATGATCGAGTCCGGTCTGGACGGCGTCGATTTCGTTGTGGCCAATACCGATGCGCAGGCTCTCGCGCTCAGCAAGGCGCAGCGCATCATCCAGCTCGGTGTCGGCGTCACCGAAGGGCTTGGCGCCGGTTCGCACCCGGAAGTGGGTCGTGCGGCCGCCGAGGAAAGCTGGGACGAGATCAATGATCATCTCTCCGGCTCGCACATGGTGTTCATCACCGCCGGCATGGGCGGCGGTACCGGCACCGGTGCGGCGCCCGTGGTGGCCCGTGCGGCCCGCGAGCAGGGCATTCTGACGGTTGGCGTGGTCACCAAGCCGTTCAATTTCGAGGGCAACCGCCGGGCGCGTCTGGCCGAGGATGGCATTGACGAGCTGCATCGCCATGTCGATACGCTGATCGTCATCCCGAACCAGAACCTGTTCCGCGTCGCCAACGAGAAGACCACCTTCGCCGATGCGTTCGCCATGGCCGACCAGGTGCTGTTCTCGGGCGTGGCCTGCATCACCGACCTGATGGTCAAGGAAGGCCTGATCAACCTCGACTTTGCCGACGTGCGCGCCGTGATGCGCGGCATGGGCAAGGCAATGATGGGCACCGGCGAAGCCTCTGGCGAAGATCGTGCCCGCCATGCCGCCGAGGCGGCCATCGCCAACCCGCTGCTCGACGATGTTTCGATGCAGGGTGCGCGCGGGCTCCTGATCTCCATCACCGGTGGTCCGGACCTCACCCTTTACGAAGTCGACGAAGCGGCCAGCCGCATTCGCGAGGAAGTGGATACCGACGCCAACATCATCCTTGGCGCCACCTACGATCCGAACCTCAATGGCACCATCCGCGTGTCCGTGGTTGCCACGGGTACCGATGCGACCATGGTGCAGGCCATGGAGCCGGCCAAGCCGCATGCATCGCGCACCCCGCTGTCGGTCAAGCGCCATGTGCCGGCCGAGCGTTCCATCGTGCCGCCGGCCGCTGCGCCGCTTGCCGCCGAGGTCGAGGCCGAAGAGATCGGTCATCAGGTCGAAGCTGCCGTTGCCGAGGCCTTTGCGGCCCACCAGCCCAGCCAGTCCTACGCCATGGAAGACGACGGCATCCTGGTCGAGCCCTATGTGCCCGAGGCCGAAGCCATTGCCGAGCAGGACGAGTCGCCGGTGGTGGAAGAGCAGCCGATTCCCAGTGTCTATGTTCCCTCCCACGCCGCCCGTCCCGATGGACAGCGCCGCATGCCCCGCACCGAGGAGCTTCCGGCTGTTGCGCGTCGGACACAGGAAGCACAGGAACGTCACGACGCCGAGCCGCGCAATGCGCGCGCCCTGTTCAAGCGCCTCGCCTCGAATGTGGGCCTCAATCTGGGCGCCCAGCAGGCCGAGCCTCGTGCCGAGCCGCGGTCCGAGATGGCCGATGATGCCGCCGCACGCAGCGCGATTGAAGCCGGTGTGGCAAGGACTTCCCGGGTTGCGCCGGCCAGCGAGGGTGCTCGCGGCCAGCTCGACAACCAGGGTCGTGCCCCTGCCGCTCCGGCCCAGAAGGAACACCTGGAAATCCCCGCTTTCCTGCGAAAGCACGGTTGA
- a CDS encoding outer membrane protein assembly factor BamD, producing the protein MKLDVVSQFSSRAIRFAAMGLLAVALTACAGGGLFGPVKIKEEPIVPAAALYQGALDDMDRQYYQTAIQKLEKLERQHPRDPLTEKGKLMQVYANYRIGQFDEAILAADRYLALYPSSSEVPYVLWLKGTAYFAQIKDITRDQQLSRDAIDTYNLLISNYPKSEHAADAKEKLLVAYDQLAGKEMSVGRYYQGNGQYAAAINRFREVVERWQTSTHIEEALYRLTETYLLLGLTNEAMSAAAVLGHNYPSSDWYKRAFELLGKQGLAPQLNQGSWLAAHRT; encoded by the coding sequence GTGAAGCTTGACGTTGTGAGCCAGTTTTCCAGCCGGGCCATCCGGTTCGCTGCCATGGGCCTGTTGGCCGTTGCCCTGACCGCCTGTGCCGGCGGCGGCCTGTTCGGCCCGGTCAAGATCAAGGAAGAGCCGATCGTGCCGGCTGCGGCCCTCTATCAGGGTGCGCTGGACGATATGGATCGCCAGTATTACCAGACAGCCATCCAGAAGCTCGAAAAGCTCGAACGCCAGCATCCGCGCGATCCGCTGACCGAGAAGGGCAAGCTGATGCAGGTTTATGCGAACTATCGCATCGGCCAGTTCGACGAGGCCATCCTGGCGGCAGACCGTTACCTGGCGCTCTATCCGTCGAGCTCGGAAGTCCCCTATGTGCTCTGGCTCAAGGGCACGGCCTATTTCGCCCAGATCAAGGACATCACCCGCGACCAGCAGCTGTCGCGCGATGCCATCGACACCTACAATCTGCTGATCAGCAACTACCCCAAGTCCGAGCACGCAGCGGACGCCAAGGAAAAGCTGCTGGTGGCCTATGACCAGCTGGCCGGCAAGGAAATGTCGGTGGGCCGCTACTACCAGGGCAATGGACAATATGCCGCCGCGATCAACCGCTTCCGCGAAGTGGTGGAGCGCTGGCAGACCTCGACCCATATCGAGGAAGCCCTTTATCGCCTGACCGAGACCTATCTGCTGCTCGGCCTCACCAATGAAGCCATGTCGGCCGCTGCGGTGCTGGGGCACAATTATCCCTCCAGCGACTGGTACAAGCGGGCCTTCGAACTGCTCGGCAAGCAGGGCCTGGCCCCGCAGCTCAACCAGGGCAGCTGGCTGGCCGCGCACCGCACCTGA
- a CDS encoding DUF3828 domain-containing protein: MRAVLLALAALTAVAPAQAAPIPVFDDPRALLVAVYEQIEASEDWENFDADSAFAETDAFSARLSALLKSADETVMAGGDEIGALDFSPFINGQDSGGMDFAIGDAKTKGGQAVVAVDISYDGQAWQSLTFLLIDEGAAGWKVDDVVLPFTDVGSTWRLSDYLADPLGFW; encoded by the coding sequence ATGCGTGCCGTGCTTTTGGCCCTGGCGGCCCTGACGGCCGTTGCGCCCGCGCAGGCCGCGCCGATCCCGGTCTTCGATGACCCCAGGGCGCTGCTGGTTGCGGTCTACGAGCAGATCGAAGCGTCGGAGGACTGGGAGAATTTCGATGCGGACAGCGCCTTTGCCGAAACCGACGCATTCTCCGCGCGGCTTTCGGCTCTGTTGAAATCAGCCGATGAAACGGTGATGGCGGGCGGTGATGAAATCGGAGCGCTGGATTTCTCGCCCTTCATCAATGGCCAGGATTCGGGCGGCATGGACTTTGCCATCGGGGACGCCAAGACCAAGGGCGGTCAGGCGGTCGTGGCAGTCGACATCTCCTATGATGGGCAGGCCTGGCAAAGCCTCACCTTCCTGCTCATCGACGAGGGCGCCGCCGGCTGGAAGGTCGATGACGTGGTGCTGCCCTTCACCGATGTCGGCAGCACCTGGCGCCTTAGCGACTATTTGGCCGATCCGCTCGGCTTCTGGTGA